A stretch of Besnoitia besnoiti strain Bb-Ger1 chromosome III, whole genome shotgun sequence DNA encodes these proteins:
- a CDS encoding transcription initiation factor TFIID subunit TAF5 (encoded by transcript BESB_045030): MATPPAAAAASPSSPHAAAEAPASDSAAGNAVSAAAADASAPVLRQGDTSRAEAPNLTDLLQVLADKYRVEPAFLASLQHAIGMSRASGSVAAGGPAPEVAALGALGSEAGLGVAPSPLASSLLSFDVYERLYSRLCLWIFSVFSDCREELLDVAFAVLLHMFKKLLGTDVYQARQLLRRFASLHTGKHQPLLKQIEETDPVHPLQLRQIPFFASDERHPLFISERAYFVLRTWLLDTRCLLLEVIIQAAVRLLPPPAHAPHLRGIFYRGLLLASPSAVPARAPPAPAASSGFASFLPLAEPRRQEGDAGGAGLPKRLEKAEGARQGDETEALPPVTWGLPRQFFREESTVLGPSGERTNRVRIVGGENLRESDLADPNALLPLPEPSKDAFLFYKRAQRQQLERRVTLSASAGQLPSIACMTVLNSSCETASCAVSPSSARLVAVGGEGEIRLWDLQQYQVSKARRERRRRRCLLRMQQQAQEAVPLSSASSFSLDDEAGAGDARQASSDSDEEAPNRTRKRAEAARPREDTSVARGSSLAPSALDWADEDEAEAGVSRLVGCDGRVLALAFGEADDRVLLSGGVDGVVRLWQSFSSVAWTSGLDDDAEEEEGSLKTPRQKAERDSRAADGRGATEDAEEDARLQDIGQKTKISGSNVVSPLCVYRGALAAVWSLDVGPYGHYFASGSSDNCARLWCTSRSFPLRLLQHPAAAADVFRVAFHPNSSLLLTAASDETVRLFDLRSAQVARAWRPLLLPAPGEDGRREREDRRGREQALRDVEKREKALPMLKKKRLLEEAKGAAARSVSLRGGGRRECLSEDEDERWRLEERRKRGKVTALALSPSGRLVATGDSAGGVCVFDIPSGRPLAFGWSPALSQTSPSGSPSASPICSSPRIYSLSFCYGSSLLASAAADGTVALWDTSCGALKTPPDGEDSGRPGALFEARPLPSLALAETYGAAHVAMRACVFTPQNLLLCLGFSTLASDGLSF, encoded by the exons ATGGCGAcaccccccgcggcggccgccgcgtctccgtcgtctccgcatgcggcagcggaggcgcctgcaagCGATTCTGCCGCAGGCAACGCggtgtctgccgccgccgcagatgcGTCCGCGCCTGTCTTGCGCCAGGGCGACacgagccgcgcagaggccccgAACCTGACCGATCTTCTCCAGGTCTTAGCAGACAAATACCGCGTCGAGCCCGCattcctcgcctccctgcAGCACGCCATTGGCATGTCCCGCGCGTCGGGCTCTGTCGCGGCTGGGGGGCCTGCGCCGgaggtcgccgcgctcggggCCCTGGGCTCCGAGGCCGGCCTGGGGGTTGCGCCGAGTCCGCTggcttcctcgctgctgtcgtTCGACGTGTATGAGCGGCTATACagccgcctctgtctctggaTTTTCAGTGTCTTCTCGGACTGCAGAGAGGAGCTCTTAgacgtcgccttcgccgtcctcctgcACATGTTCAAGAAGCTGCTGGGCACCGACGTCTACCAAG CTCGCCAGCTCTTGAGGCGATTCGCGTCGCTTCACACGGGAAAGCATCAGCCGCTGTTGAAGCAGATTGAGGAAACAGATCCCGTGCATCCTCTTCAGCTTCGGCAGATTCCCTTCTTTGCTTCCGACGAACGCCATCCGCTCTTTATCTCCGA gcgcgcctaCTTCGTCCTGCGGACGTGGCTGCTGGACACGCGGtgcctgctgctggaggtGATCATCCAAGCCGCCGTCcggctccttccgccgccggcgcatgcgccacaTCTGCGCGGAATCTTCTACCGGGggctgcttctcgcctcgccctccgcggtgcccgcgcgtgcgcctccagcgcccgcggcctcgtcgggcTTTGCGTCCTTCTTGCCGCTCGCGGAGCCCAGACGCCAGGAAGGAgatgcgggcggcgcggggctgcCGAAGCGCCttgagaaggcggagggagccaggcagggcgacgagacggaggcgctgccgcccgtcACGTGGGGCCTGCCGCGCCAGTTCTTCCGCGAAGAGTCGACCGTCCTGGGACCCAGCGGCGAGCGAACAAAC CGCGTGCGAATCGTCGGCGGAGAAAATCTTCGCGAGAGCGACCTCGCAGATCCGAACGCGCTGCTCCCGCTTCCCGAGCCCTCGAAggacgccttcctcttctataagcgcgcgcagagacagcagctcGAACGCCGG GTGACGctctcggcctccgcggggcAGCTGCCCTCCATCGCATGCATGACGGTCCTGAACTCCTCCTGCGAAACCGCCTCATGCGCCGTGAGccccagcagcgcgcggcttgTCGCGGttggcggcgaaggcgaaatTCGTCTGTGGGACCTGCAACAGTACCAG GTTTccaaggcgcgccgcgagcggcggcggcggcgctgcctgttgcgcatgcagcagcaggcccAGGAGGCGGTGCCGCtgtcgtcggcgtcctccttctccctcgacgacgaggcgggcgccggcgacgcgaggcaggcgtCTTCAGACtcggacgaggaggcgccgaaccgcacgcggaagcgcgcagaggcggcgcggccgcgggaggATACTTCTGTGGCGCGGGGgtcgtcgctggcgccttcggcgctcgACTGGGCGGATGAGGACGAAGCCGAGGCGGGGGTCTCGCGGCTCGTGGGATGCGACGGGCGGGTGCTGGCCCTGGCCTTCGGCGAGGCCGACGACCGCGTGCTCCTGTCGggcggcgtcgacggcgtGGTGCGGCTGTGGCagtccttctcctctgtcgcgtgGACTTCGGggctcgacgacgacgccgaggaggaggagggtaGTCTTaagacgccgcggcagaaAGCCGAGAGGGACTCCCGCGCAGCCGACGGGCGCGGAgcgacggaggacgcggaggaagacgcgaggcTGCAGGACATCGGGCAGAAAACCAAGATCAGCGGCTCGAAcgtcgtctcgcctctctgcgtttaccgaggcgcgctcgccgccgtgtGGTCGCTGGACGTCGGTCCCTACGG GCACTACTTCGCGTCGGGGTCGAGCGACAactgcgcgcggctgtggTGCACGTCGCGGTCGTtcccgctgcggctgctgcagcacccggcggcggcggcagacgtcTTTCGCGTTGCGTTTCACCCGAactcgtctctgcttctcacGGCGGCCTCGGACGAGACCGTGCGCCTGTTTGACCTCCGCTCTGCGCAGGTCGcccgcgcgtggcggccgctgctcctGCCGGCTCCAGGCGAAGacggaaggcgcgagcgcgaggaccgccgcggccgggaACAGGCGCTACGAGACGttgagaagcgcgagaaggcgctgccgatgctcaagaagaagcgccttctcgaggaggcgaagggcgcggccgcgagatCTGTGagcctccgcggaggcggtCGGCGCGAGTGCTTGTCCGAGGATGAAGACGAGAGATGGAGgctggaggagaggagaaagcgcgGAAAAGTTActgccctcgcgctctcgcccaGCGGCCGACTGGTCGCGACCGGAG ATTCGGCGGGAGGCGTCTGCGTATTCGACATCCCATCGGGGCGACCGCTCGCGTTCGGATGGAGCCCCGCCCTGTCGCAGACCAGCCCTTCGGgttcgccttccgcgtcgccgatctgctcctcgccgcgcatcTACTCGCTCTCGTTCTGCTACGGCTcttcgctgctcgcctcaGCTGCGGCCGACGGCACAGTGGCGCTTTGGGATACCAGCTGCG gGGCCCTGAAGACTCCACCGGACGGCGAAGATTCAGGCAGACCCGGTGCGCTGttcgaggcgcggccgctgccgtcgctcgctctcgcggagACGTACGGCGCCGCCCACGTAGCTATGCGGGCGTGCGTGTTCACGCCTCAGAACCTGTTGCTCTGTTTGGGCTTCTCAACTCTCGCCAGCGACGGCTTGAGCTTCTAG